A part of Populus alba chromosome 8, ASM523922v2, whole genome shotgun sequence genomic DNA contains:
- the LOC118032853 gene encoding translationally-controlled tumor protein homolog, with the protein MLVYQDLLSGDELLSDSFPYKEIENGILWEVEGKWVVQGAVDVDIGANPSAEGGDEDEGVDDQTVKVVDIVDTFRLQEQPAFDKKQFVTYMKRFIKLLSEKLDAENKEHFKKNIEGATKFLLSKIKDFQFFVGESMHDDSALVLAYYKEGATDPTFLYFGHALKEVKC; encoded by the exons ATGTTGGTCTATCAAGATCTTCTCTCTG GTGATGAGCTTCTCTCGGACTCGTTCCCCTACAAGGAAATTGAGAATGGGATACTGTGGGAAGTTGAAGGAAAG TGGGTTGTTCAAGGAGCTGTCGACGTAGACATTGGCGCTAATCCTTCTGCTGAAGGAGGCGACGAGGATGAGGGTGTTGATGACCAAACTGTCAAGGTGGTTGACATTGTTGACACGTTTAGGCTCCAG GAGCAACCTGCTTTTGACAAGAAGCAGTTTGTTACTTATATGAAGAGATTTATCAAGTTGTTGTCGGAGAAACTTGATGCCGAAAACAAAGaacattttaagaaaaacattgaGGGAGCCACCAAGTTCTTGCTGTCGAAGATCAAGGACTTCCAATT CTTTGTGGGGGAGAGCATGCATGATGATAGTGCTTTGGTCCTTGCTTACTACAAAGAAGGTGCTACCGATCCAACGTTTTTGTACTTTGGTCATGCTTTGAAGGAGGTCAAGTGCTAA